A segment of the Bacillus pseudomycoides genome:
ATGGGGAAAATTGTTTTTCATGGTCGAGATGAGGGAGGCAATCCTGTTTATACAGTAGGGTGCGGGGCATCGAAAGTTGTGGTACCATCTATGAAGAATCTAGGCTAAATTCTTCAATATCAATATCAAAACAACGAAAAAATCATTTTTTCAAATACGTCACCAACCGTCCCACTTCCTATGACGTTTGGTGGTTTATTCTCTAGAAGATTACATATTGATTTTATTGGTGTTCCATTACTTGTATGGGGCGCACAGATTTGTTGTGACACTGTACAAAGACTGGTGGATTATACAAAAGAAGCTGGTAAACTGACAAATGATTACGTTGTTATATTAGAGAATAAGACCTTTAAATGAAAAAAGCAGAATATATTGCTATCCTGCTTTTTTTCTATAACATTTAAACTTTCTTTCGAATCATAACCTTATCAATTTCGGGTTCTTCATCGCCGATAAATAAGCCGCGCCCTTTCCGAGAACCCCAGTGCCTTGGTTTGCACCGCCGTTCCCTATAACACCTACGGCATCGATGTTGCGAAATAAAATAACGTTCGAACTCCATCCAGATCCCACGATTCCATTAATGGGATGCTGGTGTTTAAAGTCATTATTACAATAATCTTCAGGATCATGAATATCACGTGCGACTTCAACAATCAAAATAGTTTGGCCGTTGAAGTCATCACAATCATCCGAATCGGTACGCGCTGCCCAAATTCGCGTCTCATCTTTCGCGACATTTGTACGCCCAGCTTCCATAAATTCTCTTATATTTTTTTACTCATTATTAGTTTTTATTCTTTCCCTTTAGCATAAATAAATTCCAAAATATTTACCGTGTTTCATGTAAAATAGGTATATTTTTAATATACCTACATTAGAATTAATGCGTAGGAAATACAGGTGCAAAATTGTTCGTTTACTTTGCTGCAATCTCTGGTGAAGGAACAACAATAACAACACACCTAACAGAACAATTTTTTATTTGGTAAAATGGAGAAAAAAATATATATGGGGATAAAAAATGAGAAAATCTAAATATAGACATGTTAAGCCAGAGGAAGTAAAGGAATATTATTTAAATCATACTGCTAAGGAAACTTCGGAACATTTTGATTTTGCAAGTGTAAGTTCGTTGGAGTACTTCTTGGCAAAAAATAATATCATGAAAAACAAAGAAAAAAGTGAATCAAAGGTATTTACAAGGCTTACGGAAATTACATTAACAGAAGAGCAGCAACTCTTAGCTGTAGAAAAGTATAAAAACCAAGCAGGACTACAAAGAGTTGCACAACACTTTCATGTAACCAAACAAGAAATTAGAAATATTCTAGATAAATATGGAGTAAAACTAAAGTTTAGGAAACTTAATGATGATGAGTATTTATGGGCTAGAAACGAATATCTAAACAATCCAGTATCCGTTAAGGAAATAGCACGGGAATTGGAGGTTGATCCAGAAGTTCTTTATGATTTGTTTGGGGAAGAAGGAATTCAAAGAAAAAACAAATTTACATATAACAATGACTTCTTTAGGTGTATAGATACAGAAGACAAGGCTTACTGGTTAGGCTTTTTGTATGCTGATGGATATCTTGATGTACCTGACAATAAATTGGTATTAGAGACGAAGTATGACGATAGAGAGCACTTAAAAAAACTGATTAATCATTTATGTCCACAGAAAATATATAAAAAGAAAACAATAGAAAAATTCGGTAACGTGTATGATTCCGCGTTTGTATATTTCAATAGTCCGGAGATAGTTGGAGATTTGATAAATATCGGATGCACTGGAGTAAAAACATTTACATTAGAGTTTCCCAAAGGAAGAATTAGTCCTGAATTGTTAAGACATTTTATCCGAGGGTATTTTGATGGTGATGGAAGTGTTCTTCCCATTAAAGATAGGTATGGTGTGTATGTTGAGTACTGTGGAAACGAAGGTTTTTTGAACGATTTACAAATATATTTTAAAAGTATTATAGAAGAATATACAGTTGTAAAATTAAGCCCTAAAGGAAAAGCATTTACCTTTAGAAAAGGGGGTAATGAAGTTAGCTTTGACCTATATAAATATATGTATAAGGATGCTACTGTGTATTTAGATAGGAAATACCAGAGATTTGTAGATTCATATGGTGAATTAAAATAGTATAAAAGGTCAAAAACACCGGGGAACTTCCCATTAAAGATCCGGCTACCGTACAGTCGGCTTTTTCTTGTTGAACTAATGGGTGCTTTAGTTGAAGAAGGGCTACTAAAAAATGATCAAAATTTTTTATAAAACTGGATACGGGGTGCAGCCAACGAAATATCACATTTCCCACGCTAAGAAATTAAATCCTTGATTTTATTACGCTGAAGGCTTTTATTAACCAAAAATGCTAGTTTTCGGTTAACGGAGAGATATGTCTTTCTTCGTGATCATAAGGTCGTTTTTCCATGACCAAAAGTATCACCAAAATCAAATAACTAAAATTTTGTTATGATAATCGTTTTTTGTATAGTCCTTAGCGTAGAAAATCTAGTACAATATTTGTTGAAATTTGCTTAGCGTGGGTTTTATGTCATTTCGTTGGCGGGACCCCATGCCCATCAACTTAAAAATTTTATAACGCCCCCAAACAAAAAAATTGTACATTTTCACCTGGAGATGCCAAGTTTCTCGTTTTGGGGTATTTGCTTTTCTTAGCTTGATAGCGATGGGGCGATACCCCTTTTATAAGTATTTTGGATAGGAGTCATCGTATATTGTTGATTTTGAGAGTTATATTTTAGTATATAATTCCACTACAAATTCATCTTTTCTTTTCCACTCTTTTTTTCGTAAATAAGTCACTTTCTCAAGTACCGATTTGAGAAGACGATTTTTCTTCTCTATATCATTCGTTGCATAATAAGCCTCTAAAACATTTTTGATCCTCGGAACAAATTCATGTATATGTTTTTCTTTTTCTAATATCTTTTTAATTTCATGTTTAAGCTCTTCAATTGCCTCTTGGGTAGTCTTCAATCGTACAGCAATAGATTTTTGCCGCTCTAAGAATGTGTCAATATCATATACACCTTTTTCTAAAAAATCATGGAGATTGCTTTTTTGTTTTTGCAGATCATTTATTTGTTGTTCTTTCTTTTCTAGAGCTTTCTGTTGTAAATCAATATTATTGCTCGACTTCTTTTTTTGTATCATATTTTCTTGTATCTCAAAGCTTTCAATAATTTGTTTTAATCCATCAAGTATGCGCTGTTCAACAAGTGTTAAGGATGCCCCTTTTTGAACGCCTTTACAGGATGGTTGAACGCAAAGAACTTGAGGATTAGGCCGATCTTTTCGTGGCTGATAAAGCATGGAATGTCCACATAGTCCACACAGTAAGATTCCAGCCAATGGATTAGACAATTTTTTTGTTTTTATTGTAGGGGGTCTCCAACGATTACTATGAGCCGTATTAGCTTTTTGAAATAATTCTTCGGATACAAGTGGAGGGTGAGCGTGATTGTGTCGTTGCCATCGTTCTTTTGGTACTTTTTTTCGTATATACTTACCATTTTGTTTTGTATAGCGTATTTTCCCCCAAATGATGTGACCGAGGTATACTTCATTTTTAATAATGGATGAGATAGTTGAAGGGTTCCAGTATTCGCCTTCTGGAGGCAAAATACTTAATCTATCTAATTCTTGTGCGATTGCCTGCCTGCCCATCCCGCCAGCCATGCTTTCAAAAATTTTAGATACTATCCAACTTTTTTCAGTATCAGGGTAAAGTTTTAAATTATTATCTCGTAAGTATCCATAAGGGGGGACACGGGAAATTGATTTTCCTTCCCTTGCAGAAGCTCTTCTACCACGCTGCATACGTTTCACGATTGTTTTTAATTCTTCTCGAGCAATTAAAGACTTGATACTGAATGTTAATTCCTGATTTTCATCATTTGGGTCAATGACTTCTGTTGGTGTAATAATGAATGTTTCTGAATAACGAAATACACGATAAATTGTTCCCTGATCTACCATATCGCCGCGACCAAGGCGATCTAAGTCCATTACTAATACTGCATCAGCTGTGCCATTTTCTACTTCACGAAGCAATTTTTGCATCATAGGTCTTTCAGATATATATTCACCAGAAACAACTTCTTCAAAAATATCAATTATATTATGATGCCCTTTATGAGCGAGTTCTAATAACTGAGTTCGATGACGTTCGAGTGTATCATAATGTTGTCCATGTTCTATAGCCTTTTTTTCTTCCTCCAGATCTTTTCGGCTTTTACGTAAATAGATAAATACATCAAGTTCTTGTTGACGATACATTAGTTTCACCTACCAGCTTGTCTAGTATTATTGTTATAGATATGTATGGCTAGCTTGTCCTATGAAAATGATAGTTCGTCTTTTTTCCTGCCTTGCATACATATAATGCAAGGGGGGATATGATGAAAGAATTTCAATTTGGTAATACAAAAGTTATTATTCATTCATCGCTTGCATCAATGGAAAAACAAGAACAAAAAGAATGGTTTCAACAAGAATGGGAAAAGAAAAATCCAATTTTAAGATCTATAGTTGAAGCGGCAGTCAGTTGCCAAGAAGATGAAAAATAAAAAGAGCATTCTCTTTTATTAAGGGATATGCTCTTCTTTTTTCGTTAAATTATTCATCAACATAAATAATTGTTTTTTATTGTGAATAGCTTTTTTAGTTCTGTAAATAATAATCTTGATCATTGTTATGGAGGATAGATGAAGCTTGAGATAGATCAATACCTTTCTCTAAAGTTTCTAATAAGTAATATCCAAGTGCCTTATCCTGTTGTATCAAGCTATGTAATAGGGTGCTTGCGCGAGCAATTCTATATTTTGTTTCATCTAGGGTTAAGGACGAATTATCTATTGTAATGAGATGAAGCTCATCTTGTAGCTTTTGTAATAATGAAAGTTGAATGGTATCCGTCTTTCCTGTTTCAAGATTACTTAAATAAGCTGGTGATACACCAAGCTGTTTTGCAAAAGTGTTTAATCCAATTCCTTTTTGAGTGCGAAGTGTACGAATGTGTTTACCAATTTCATTTATCATAAGACTAACCTCCACGGATTTATTGAAAGGAATACATAAAATGAATAAGCAAAAGAAAATTACAATTACATCAGTAAGTTATGTTCATGATCCAGAATCAGCTCAAAAATGGTTTGAAGCGTATATCAAGATTGTTGAAAAAGAATTAGTTAAGGCAATTAATAAGGACTAGCCACTAATTTTAATACATACAGTGTAAATAGAGCATCATGAGAGGAGGTCCTGAATTGAAGACCGTTGCATATTATAGAAGTTCAATTGATTCTCAGGAAAACTCAATCGAAATGCAACAAAATTCAGTTCTTACTCGCTCCATTGATATGGCATTGATTATCGATGAAGAATATATTGATGAAGCGGTATCAGCCCGAAAAGTCAGTTTGAAAAAGCGTCCAGCCCTACAAAAATTAATACAAGATATCAACAATAACGATGTTGGAACTTTATTCTTATTTAAGCGAGATCGACTAGCAAGAAATGTAATGGAGTATTATGAAATTTATCAAATACTAAGAAATAAGAAGATAAATGTTATTTTAACTGCACCAAATGAGCCACCAGTGTACTACACACCAATTGGTGAATATCTTGAATTAATTATGGCGGGTATGGCCCAACGGGAAGGCGAACAAATTATTGAACGTTTAAAGCAAACATTAAAGTCAAATTTCCAAAGTGGTAAAAATCCAGGACGTCTTCCGTATGGTTTCAAATGGAATAAAGAAACGAAAAAAATTGAATTGGTTGATGAACAAGTACAAGTTGTTAAAAGGATTTATCAAGAACTTGTATCTGGAAAACATGAATCCTTGAAAGAACTTTGTAGTGTATTAGGCTTTAAGGAAAACGGTAAGTCTTGGACTCCAACTGATATAAGAAAAATTGCATTAAATCCAACATATATTGGATTGCGTACTATGAATATTTTTGGTGAAGATGTTACTAGTAAATATGAAATACTTTCCATTATTGATAAGAATACATGGGAAAAAGCATGTAGTATTGTCACCATTTTATCTCCCCAAAAGACTCATCAAGATTATGTATTTGAGCAAGTGTTATTTCCACTGCAAGGATTGTTAATTTGTTCGAAATGTAATGAATCATTACAAAAAGTAAAGGCTAGAAAAAAAGAAAATTTAAAGTATAAATGTTTAAATCATTCTTCGGTTTATGTTCTGAAGAGTACAATTGAACCATTAGTCTTCGAACGCTGTAAGGAATATTTTGATAGCTTAATTACTTCCCATTTTCATGAACTATTTGATCGATATGAACAAAATGCTAAGAAGCAAGTAAAACAGAAAATACAAACCATTAAAGAGAAAATCCAGCTTATGAATGAAAAGTTAATTACAAAAGTAGATACATGGTATCACGAAACTGATGTATCTTATAAGGAGCAGAAAGAAGTCGAAATTATGGCGCTGTATGATGAGCTGGCAAAATATAAAAAACAAAAAGAACAGGTGACACAGGAATTAAGTGATGTAAAGCAATTACGTGAAAAGATAAGTAATTATCAATCCTCTATGTCGTTGTCCTATGACGAGATAAAGGAGAATCGACAGTTAAGTTCCTTTTTTCAAGATTTAATACAACAAATTAAAACTGACGGAAAGAACTGCGAAATTATTTTTAAACACCCATTCTTACGTACTCAAGAGGTGTTAATATCATGAAGCTTTCTCATATATTACAACCAAATATGAAGGCTGCTTTTTATGGCCGTCATTCTACGGATAAACAAGATATGGATATGCAATTGAATTCCGTTATGGAAGTGATTCGCAAATATGATTGCATTCATACTCATTCTTTTCTTGATAAGGCTGTTTCCGCTCGTAAAAATAAAATTACAAGTAGGAAAGAACTTGAAAATATGTTCGAAGCGGCAAAAAGAAAAGAATTTGGTTTTGTCATTGTTTATAAAAGTGATCGTTTGGCCAGAGACCCTCTTGAGCATCAAACGATACGTATTGTCATGAAGACACTAGATATTCCCATCATTATTAGTTCAACCGAAAGTGTGTACAATACTGATACTGACTTGATTGTGCAACTTATGGAAGATGGTTTTACTAAATATGAAGTTGACACCATTATCGCCAGAACACGATCAGGTCTAGAAAATAAGGCAAAACAAGGGAAATGGCTTGGTGGTAAGCCGCCATTTGGTTACACATATGATAAGAATAGTGGGCAGTTTATAGAACATCCTGAAGAGCTTTGCTATGTAAAAGAAATTTTTAACTTATATTTTAATGGTCATGGATTTCAGCATATTGCTAATACATTTCCTAACGGTTCACGTCGCGGAAAAGATTGGGGTAAAGAGAATGTAAAGGCGATTGTGCTTAATCCTTTTTATTGTGGTTTATTATCATGGCGCCGACAAACAGATGGAAAACAAAATGCAAGAGATATTTGGATTGAAGCACCAAACTACTATGTGAAGCCAATTATTTCACAAACGACATGGGAATCATGCTGGCGTATTTATTCAGAAAAACGTAATGGAAACATGGTTCCTAAACATTACAAAACAAGTTTTCTTTTGCAAGGATTGCTTTCTTGTGAAAAGTGCCAGGAACTAATGAAAACAAAGAATCAGCAGACAGTAAGTTCTACAAATAAACAGTATGGAGCGAAAATTTATTTTTGCACTAATTGCAAATTAAGGATAGATGCAGACCTCCTTCATGATAAAGTAGTGAATCAAACACTTACTGATGTGAAAATAAGTGGATTTCACAATGTATATCATGCGATAGAACAAAAAATTCAGTATGAGATACAAGGGTTGAATAACGATATTAAAAAGCATCAGCGTCTCTTTGAAAACTACACCATCAAACTTCACAATATTACAGAAGAGTTGAAACAACGTATGAAAAATAATGATGATAAACGTCTTTTGAAGTCCTTAGCGATTTACCGCTTGGATGTACAGCGAAAGCTAGATGGAGTCACGCAACAAATCAATGACTTCAAACAACAAATCACTCTTAAAGAAAAAATCGAGAAAAGCAAAGAAACATGGCTACATACTTTGAATGAAGTATTTCAAGATGATGTCAAGCTTCAAGAAATAAGCGATATGGATAAAAGACGATTTTTATTACCTCTTATTCAATCTGTATCCATTAAAGAAAATAAAAAGCGTAACGAATATGATATTTCATTACAGTTACGAACCGATTTTTCAAAGCGTAATGTCCAAAATCAAATCAGCTTGATTTTGTAAAACAGCTATCATATTGGTGGCTGTTTTTTCGTTATCGATGTATCGGTATTTGGGTTGAACTGTAGATGAAAATTCTTTTGCTACTCGGTGATTGGGGTGGAGTGGTATACCACTCCACCCCAATCACCGAGTTTGATACTCTTGAGAAAGAGCTTATATCTTAAGAATAAAGAGTTTGTCTTTATTTATTATTATGGACAGCGATTTAGAGAAATAAACATACTCGGTTATTAGGGGATAGGTAACTATTTAAAACATTTAAGAGTTCGGTAATTGGGTAAATAAAAAATGCCTTATCATTCTCCCTGTAAGGGGGGCATAAGGGGTCACTATACATATCCATCATAAAGGCCCTAAAAAAGAAAAAACGATCCGAACTCTTATGAATAGCTGTGAAAAGGTAAAATTTTTGTTATGGGAGGTTTCTCAAAATCCTAGCTTGATGGGCATGTATAGTGACCCCTATTAAGCAAACGCGCCAGTTTCTTGAATAACTCATTGTGGAAATTATAGAATTTTGCAATAATTGTTATTGGGTTGAATAGCAGTATGGTGGAAGAAAGAAGGGGATTTTTTATATGTTAAGTTTTAGAGATTCAACAAAGACTATTCAGGAAAGTGGGACAGAAATTGCAATAATTTCTATTGGTGCTACCGAACAGTTTGAGCCATATTTACCGATGCACTTAGATACTTTGATTGCTGAAAAGTATGCAGAAGCGTTTGGTGAAGTATTAGATGCTTATGTATTACCGACAATTCCTTTTAACACTTCTGAAGAGCATGCAAACTTCAAAGGCACTATTACAGTAAGCACTAATGTATTAGCAGTAATGTTGGAAGAGATAATTGTAAATCTAACGAGACAAGGGTTTAAAAAATTCGTTTTATGTAATGGACACGAAGGAGCTTATTGGGAGTCTTCATTTGTTAAGCAAATAAATTTTAAGTACCCAGAACTCATATTAATTACTACTCATCGGCAGTTAGCTTGGGAAGATGCTTTAAAAGAAGCAGGTATTGAAGGATTAAAAGAGAGGCACGCTGGTTTCTTATCAGTATGTACGGCTATGTGGTTATGTCCAGAACTTGTAAAGGTTAAGTCTATGGGTTCTGAAGTACCTACCGAAAATAATAAATTTGCTGATTATATTTTTAGGTATAAGCAAACGAAAAATGACTGTTTGGGCAAGTTTGAGAGTAATGACTATACTGCCCAACAACTTACTGAGATTGGAAAGACATTCTGGACCTCTTTTATTGCAAAGAGAAGTGAACACCTAAAGGAAACTCTTGAAAAAGCTTACCAAATAAAAATGAGTTGAATAAAGAGGTTTGGTAGATATAAAAGTCACTATCTTTGAAGTGCACCCCGATTGTTAGACACAGTCTAACAATCGGAGGTGCACTTTTTTATGGTTAAATTTTCTTCGGAAGAAAAAATACGAGCGATAAGACGATATTTAGAGGGGACTGAAGGTGGAAAAACAATCGCTAAATCTATTGGTGTTCATCCCAGTATGCTTTATCAGTGGAGTAAACAATATGAATCCTTAGGTGAAAATGCTTTTGAAAAACGCTATACATCCTACTCTACCCAATATAAACTAGATGTACTTAGTTATATGAACGAACAAGGGACATCTATCAGGGAAACAGCGGCACTTTTCAATATTCCTTCTTACGAAACACTTCGAAAATGGAAAGTAGCTTATGAAACAGGAGGATTGGATGCCCTACATTCAAAGAAAAAGGGGCGTCCATCCATGGAAAAGAAAAAAACAAATACAACTAAAGATCAAGGAATAGTTGAAGGTTCAATAGAGGAACTACAAGCGGAAAATGAGCGTTTACGTATGGAAAATGCGTATTTAAAAAAGTTGAATGCCTTAGTTCAAAACAAGGAGAAATCACGAAACAAGACAAAGCCCAAGTAGTCTATGAATTAAGGCATAAATTTTCAGTGAAGGTGCTACTTCAGATCGCAGGTATTCCGCGTAGTACGTATTATTATTGGGTTAAAAGATTCAATCGTCCTGATTCAGATGTGGAACTAAAAGAACTGATTCGAACCATTTATGACGAACATGAGGGGCTTTATGGTTATCGTCGTATTCGTGATGAACTTACGAATCGCGGACATAAAGTAAATCATAAAAAAAGTGTATCGTATCATGAAAGAATTGGGATTAAAATGTCTCGTTCGTATGAAAAAATATCGCTCTTATAAAGGAACAGTTGGAAAAATTGCACCCAATATTTTAAATCGCAACTTTCAAGCTGAAAAACCAAATAAAAAGTGGGTTACGGATATTACAGAGTTTAAATTATTGGGAGAAAAGTTATATCTATCGCCAATATTGGATTTATTTAATGGCGAAATTATCACCTATACAATTGGTTCAAGACCAACTTATTCACTTGTTTCAACAATGTTAGACCAAGCGTTTGAACACTTAACAGTCATAGATTCACTCTTGATCCATTCTGATCAAGGTTGGCACTATCAAATGAAACAATACCGTCATTCCCTAAATAAACGTGGCATTACACAAAGCATGTCCCGTAAAGGAAACTGTTACGATAACGCAGTGATTGAAAACTTCTTTGGTATCATGAAGTCAGAATTTCTGTATCAAAAAGAATTTAAGAGTATAGAACATTTTAAGAAAGAACTAGCAAAATATATAAAGTACTATAATCATAAAAGAATTAAGGCAAAACTAAAAGGCATGAGCCCGGTACAATACCGGACCCATGCCCAAAAGGTTGCCTAATGAAATAACCTGTCTAACTTTATGGGGTCACTTCACTTTAATTGAAGAAGGATCGCAGAAATGATCAGACTTTTTTATAAGGTAACGATTCAATTAAATAAATTAAGAGTGTATTTTGCTCTTCAGTTTCGGGTGATAATTCTTTCAACCAGTAATATAGCCGATGAACCGGTAGGTTCTGTTTTTGACATCAGGCAACTTTGGGTAATCCACTGTTTTTATAATCTTGAATATAAGTTTACCATTCTTTCTTTAATAGGTGCCTTTTCAAAAAAACCTCCACATGTAGTATGTAAGGAGATTATCTCATGAGTTATTTACAAATTGTGAGTGGAGAATATTTGACGATTACGAACAGAAAAGAGATGACGAAGCCATCTCTTTTCTGTTCTATTATATAGTTACATTTAATTGTAAAAAAATGTGTCAAATAAAAAAGAAAGTCACATTTTTTCTAACGTTTATCAGATTTTTATACTAGATTTTAGGGTATTCAAATCGCTTAGTATTTCTTCTATATGTCCATCGACTTTAACATCTTCCCAAGATCTAATGACATATCCATCTTTATCTATGAGGAAAGTAGATCGTTTTATTCTTTTCTCCATCCCTGTACCAGTTTCAACTAGTCTTATTGCATTATATTGTTCAGAAATTTCATACTTATCATCGGTTAACAATAAAAAAGGTAAGCTATAATTTTGAACAAAGACCTGGTGACTAGATATAGGATCAGCACTAACTCCTAATATCACTGTATCATACCCCTCAAATGAAGTATGAGCATTTCGAAAGTCACAAGCCTCTTTTGTACATCCTGAGGTCATATCCTTAGGATAAAAATATAAAACAATATTTTTCCCAGAAAAATTAGATAATTTTATTTGTTTGCCGTTACTTGCATACGCAGTAAAATCGGGTGCTCTAGTACCTATTTCAACTTTTTTCAAGTCTAAGATCCTCCTAATCTCTTATATCACATTTTTTATAATTTTAACAATATTTCTAGTCTAGGTAGAAAATTTATATACACTAACACATATGCTCTCTATCAACTAATTCAAGCTTTAGGAGAGGTATTTTTTCCCTCCTAAATATTGTTGTAGAGCTAGAGGTATTTTTATCTCTCCATCTGTTGTTTGATGATTCTCTAAAAATGGGATTAAAATCCTTGGAAAAGCAACAGCTGTATTATTTAGTGTATAAGCGAACTTTACGGATCCATCTAGTGCACGATATTTAATGTCAGCTCTACGGGCTTGAAAATCAAAAAAACTTGAGCATGAATGAGTCTCACCATATTTCCCTCTACTAGGCATCCAAACCTCTATATCATGTTTTTTAACTTGGCCTTGCCCCATATCTCCAGTACAAACTTCTACCACCCTATAGGGTAATTCCAATTTTTTTAAAATGTTTTCTGCATTTTGTAAAAGTAGTTTATGCATCTCAATATCGGCTTCTTTATTATCTTTACAAATTACAATTTGCTCGATTTTGTTAAATTGATGTACACGATACGCTCCTCTTGTATCTCGTCCATATGATCCAGCTTCTCTCCTAAAACATGTAGAAATTGCTGAAACTTTTATTGGTAAATCCTCTTCGTTTAGCTTTTTATTGGAGTAGTAGGAAATTAAAGGTACTTCTGAACTTCCCACTAGATATAAATTATCTTTGGTAATTTCGTAAGCCTCTTCTTTCCCATTAGGAAAATATCCAGTCTTTATCATGGCATCCTCTTTAACCATAACTGGGACATCCATAAAAGAAAAGCCATTTTGCATTAACACATCAAGTACTAAGTTCTCAATAGCCCTTTGTAAAAGAAAACCATTATGTTTTAGATAATACATTCTGCTGCCAGAAACGTCTGAAGATTTTTCTAAATCAAATACATTATGCTTTTCACCTAGGATGATATGGTCTAGGGGAGTTTCAGAAAGATCCTTAACTGTCCCTATCTCATATAATAAAACATTTTCACTATCATCTATACCAACCGGAACATTTTCTAACGGAACGGAAGGAATAAGTAGCATCATAGAATTAAAAGTATTTTCTACTTCTTTAAGTACATGTTTAAGTTCCTTAGTAATATTATTAATTTCCTTAATATTACTAATATAATCTTGTTTTTCTTCACTATCTATTTGAGGAATCAGATTTTTAGTTTATTTCGTTCTGCATAATAATTATTGAGCTTATCCAATAGGACTCGTCTTTCTTTGTCTATTTGCAAAACTTCTTGAATATCAATAGCGATTCCTTTATTATTTGCAGCTTTTTGAACTAAATCTGGATTACGCC
Coding sequences within it:
- a CDS encoding LAGLIDADG family homing endonuclease — translated: MRKSKYRHVKPEEVKEYYLNHTAKETSEHFDFASVSSLEYFLAKNNIMKNKEKSESKVFTRLTEITLTEEQQLLAVEKYKNQAGLQRVAQHFHVTKQEIRNILDKYGVKLKFRKLNDDEYLWARNEYLNNPVSVKEIARELEVDPEVLYDLFGEEGIQRKNKFTYNNDFFRCIDTEDKAYWLGFLYADGYLDVPDNKLVLETKYDDREHLKKLINHLCPQKIYKKKTIEKFGNVYDSAFVYFNSPEIVGDLINIGCTGVKTFTLEFPKGRISPELLRHFIRGYFDGDGSVLPIKDRYGVYVEYCGNEGFLNDLQIYFKSIIEEYTVVKLSPKGKAFTFRKGGNEVSFDLYKYMYKDATVYLDRKYQRFVDSYGELK
- a CDS encoding recombinase family protein codes for the protein MYRQQELDVFIYLRKSRKDLEEEKKAIEHGQHYDTLERHRTQLLELAHKGHHNIIDIFEEVVSGEYISERPMMQKLLREVENGTADAVLVMDLDRLGRGDMVDQGTIYRVFRYSETFIITPTEVIDPNDENQELTFSIKSLIAREELKTIVKRMQRGRRASAREGKSISRVPPYGYLRDNNLKLYPDTEKSWIVSKIFESMAGGMGRQAIAQELDRLSILPPEGEYWNPSTISSIIKNEVYLGHIIWGKIRYTKQNGKYIRKKVPKERWQRHNHAHPPLVSEELFQKANTAHSNRWRPPTIKTKKLSNPLAGILLCGLCGHSMLYQPRKDRPNPQVLCVQPSCKGVQKGASLTLVEQRILDGLKQIIESFEIQENMIQKKKSSNNIDLQQKALEKKEQQINDLQKQKSNLHDFLEKGVYDIDTFLERQKSIAVRLKTTQEAIEELKHEIKKILEKEKHIHEFVPRIKNVLEAYYATNDIEKKNRLLKSVLEKVTYLRKKEWKRKDEFVVELYTKI
- a CDS encoding helix-turn-helix domain-containing protein; this encodes MINEIGKHIRTLRTQKGIGLNTFAKQLGVSPAYLSNLETGKTDTIQLSLLQKLQDELHLITIDNSSLTLDETKYRIARASTLLHSLIQQDKALGYYLLETLEKGIDLSQASSILHNNDQDYYLQN
- a CDS encoding recombinase family protein: MKTVAYYRSSIDSQENSIEMQQNSVLTRSIDMALIIDEEYIDEAVSARKVSLKKRPALQKLIQDINNNDVGTLFLFKRDRLARNVMEYYEIYQILRNKKINVILTAPNEPPVYYTPIGEYLELIMAGMAQREGEQIIERLKQTLKSNFQSGKNPGRLPYGFKWNKETKKIELVDEQVQVVKRIYQELVSGKHESLKELCSVLGFKENGKSWTPTDIRKIALNPTYIGLRTMNIFGEDVTSKYEILSIIDKNTWEKACSIVTILSPQKTHQDYVFEQVLFPLQGLLICSKCNESLQKVKARKKENLKYKCLNHSSVYVLKSTIEPLVFERCKEYFDSLITSHFHELFDRYEQNAKKQVKQKIQTIKEKIQLMNEKLITKVDTWYHETDVSYKEQKEVEIMALYDELAKYKKQKEQVTQELSDVKQLREKISNYQSSMSLSYDEIKENRQLSSFFQDLIQQIKTDGKNCEIIFKHPFLRTQEVLIS
- a CDS encoding recombinase family protein, with protein sequence MKLSHILQPNMKAAFYGRHSTDKQDMDMQLNSVMEVIRKYDCIHTHSFLDKAVSARKNKITSRKELENMFEAAKRKEFGFVIVYKSDRLARDPLEHQTIRIVMKTLDIPIIISSTESVYNTDTDLIVQLMEDGFTKYEVDTIIARTRSGLENKAKQGKWLGGKPPFGYTYDKNSGQFIEHPEELCYVKEIFNLYFNGHGFQHIANTFPNGSRRGKDWGKENVKAIVLNPFYCGLLSWRRQTDGKQNARDIWIEAPNYYVKPIISQTTWESCWRIYSEKRNGNMVPKHYKTSFLLQGLLSCEKCQELMKTKNQQTVSSTNKQYGAKIYFCTNCKLRIDADLLHDKVVNQTLTDVKISGFHNVYHAIEQKIQYEIQGLNNDIKKHQRLFENYTIKLHNITEELKQRMKNNDDKRLLKSLAIYRLDVQRKLDGVTQQINDFKQQITLKEKIEKSKETWLHTLNEVFQDDVKLQEISDMDKRRFLLPLIQSVSIKENKKRNEYDISLQLRTDFSKRNVQNQISLIL
- a CDS encoding creatininase family protein — its product is MLSFRDSTKTIQESGTEIAIISIGATEQFEPYLPMHLDTLIAEKYAEAFGEVLDAYVLPTIPFNTSEEHANFKGTITVSTNVLAVMLEEIIVNLTRQGFKKFVLCNGHEGAYWESSFVKQINFKYPELILITTHRQLAWEDALKEAGIEGLKERHAGFLSVCTAMWLCPELVKVKSMGSEVPTENNKFADYIFRYKQTKNDCLGKFESNDYTAQQLTEIGKTFWTSFIAKRSEHLKETLEKAYQIKMS